Within the Corynebacterium afermentans subsp. lipophilum genome, the region GTGATCACCAGCCCCGCCACGAACCATCCCACCACGCCCGCAAGCGCGGTGAGCAGCGCGAGCGCCCCCAGGGAGGCGAGGAGGATGCGGCGCAGGATCTCGTCGGTCACCGGCACGGCGCCGTCGATGACCACGCCGTCGTCAGCGCCCGGAAACGACGCCATCACCGGCACCGGGGTCAGCTTCAAATAGGCGTACACCAGCCCGATCAGCGCCAAGCCGACGCCGAGGACGGTGGCGATGAACATCACCGTGATCCGTGCCCGCAGGCTCAGCCTCATCGCTCCGCCTCCGCCACGTAGTACCCGGCGCCGGTGACGGTGTGCACGATGCGCGGCTCGCCGAGCTTCTTGCGCAGGTGCGACACCGTCACGCGCGGGGAGTTGGTGAACGGGTCGGCGTTTTCGTCCCACGCCTCGGCAAGCAGGTCCTCGGCGGAGATCACCCCGCCGCCGGCCTCCATGAGCACCTTGAGCACCGCGAACTCCTTTGGGCTCAGGCTCACCGGTGCTTCGCCGCGGGTCACCTCGCGGCGGAAGGTGTCCAGGCGCACATCCCCGCAGCGGTACACCTCGCCGCGCGACGGCGCGTTGCGCTTGGCCAGGGCTTTAACCCGCGCCACCAGCTCCGGCAGCTCGAACGGCTTGGCCAAGTAGTCGTCGGCGCCGAGGTCGAAGCCCTCCAGCCGGTCGTCCAGCGCCCCGGACGCGGTCAGCATGATCACCCGCGTGGCGGGCTGGGACTCCACGACGTGCCTGCACACCGCGTCGCCGTGCACCCCGGGCAGGTCCCGGTCCAATACGACGACGTCGGGCGGCAGCTCGTCGATAAGCTTCAGCGCCTCAAACCCGTCGTAGGCGACGCGTGTGTGCATCCCGGCGCGCGAAAGGCCGGTGGCGATGGCGTCGGCGAGGAAGGCCTCGTCGTCCACGATAAGCACCCGAATTGTCATGGTTGCGATCGTATGCGCCGCGGTGTTGCGGAGACATAAACATCCGGGTTAACGCGGGCGCAACACGCGGGTTCGTAGCTTCAAGCGGCATGCAGACCAGAATCGTTGGAATCGACGCGGCCCGGGCGGTGGCGCTCATCGCGATGATCGTCGCGCACCTCACCGCGCCGGGCGGCATCGCAGCGCAGCTGCTGTTCGGCTTCCCCGCGGGGCTCTTCGCGTTCCTCGCCGGGGTGTCCATGGGGCTGATGCGCGCCCGGCCGGCGCAGTTCGTGGTGCGCGGGGCGTGCCTGATTGCGCTGCACTTCGCGCTGGTGCCGTTCTCCGGAACCATCGAGGTGGTCCTGGGCACGATCGGGGTCTGCATGATCGTCCTCGCGTGGGCGCCGAAGCTGGATTCGGCGTGGCTTGCCTGGCTCGCCTTCGCCGGCACGTTGGGCTCCGCGGCACTCGCGCCGTCGAGCTCGCCGTACCCGCCGCTGATGTGGGCAGTGCTCATGGTCGCCGGGATCCTGTTTGCGCGCCACATGCCGCTGCGCGCCGGGGCGGTCGTCGGGTGCGTGCTGTTCGCGGCCGATGTTGCGCTGCGGTGGTGGGTGCCGTTGCCCCCGCTTCTCGACGCCACCGGCCACGCCGGCGGGCTCGTCGATGTGGTGGGGACCGCCGGGACGTCGATAGGCATCTGCTCCCTGTGCTGCCTGGCGCAGCGATGGCTGTGGTGGCTCGCCCCGCTGGGACGGATGACGCTGACCCTGTACTGCCTGCATGTGCTCAGCGCGCAGTGGGTCGGGGTGTGGGCGAGCTTGATCGGCGCGGCCGTGATCGCGTACGGCTGGCTCGCTGTGTTTAAGCGCGGGCCGATGGAAAGTATTGTTCGCCGCCTTACGGCGGTGGTTGGAAAGGAAAATAATGAAAAAGTTGGCGCTTAATGTTGCGGTTGGTGTTGCGGTTGGTGTCGCTGTGGCGGCGCAACCGGCGTGGGCGATGGAATCCGAGCAATTCGCCGGTGATGCGGCGGAAGCCGAACCGGTGGTCTCGGTGCGTGTGGACGACTCCGACCCCGACGACGGCGTGTGCACCGGCACCGCCATCGACCCGCACTGGGTGATCACCGCCCGCCACTGCGTCGAGGCGGCCGCCAAGCCGGGCGGCTCGGTGCGCACCGGCCAGGGCGAAAACCAGAAGGTGTTCCAGGTGGACCGCCACGAGGTCGCGCCCCGCGGCGACATCGCGTTGCTGCACACCACCGAAGACATGGGGCTTTCCTCCTACGCTTCGGTTGCGGACACGGTGCCGTCCGGGGAAGTGAACATCTACGGCTGGTCCTCCGACGGCTCCGGCGGCTCGACCAAGCTGCCCGCCGCGGAGGCGACGGTGCGCGGGGAATCGCCGCTCGCGCTTTTCGACGCTCCGTCCGCCCTCGACGTCGCTCTAAAGCACGGGGCGCGGATCCAGCCTGGCGACTCCGGCGGCGCCATCTTCTCCGGCCGCAAGGTCGCCGGCGTGATGTCGGCGGGCCTGTTCGAGGACCCGGAAAACCCCACCGAGGAGGAGATGAACTCCAACGGCGCGGTGGCGGTGGCGCCGGTGGCGGAGCAAGCCGAATGGATCCGCGGCGTGGTTGCGGGTTCGGCGGATGCTTCAGGGGGCGAGTCCTCGGAACCCGCCGTGTCCCTGCGCTACGTGGTGCTCGGCCTCGGCGCGCTCGCGCTGGTGGCGGCCGGGTTCGTCATGGCGACGCGCCGCAAGGCTCGTTAGAGAATCTCCGCGCTCTTGTATTGGCTCACGCGCAGCGCACCTGTCGGCATGGAGGTGTCGGTGGGGAAGTGCACGTGCTCCGGGGCGACGGTGAGCCGGACGCGCTCGCCTTGGAGTCGTTCCCACTCCAAGCCGTCGAGGCGCTCGTTACCGCGCGCGCTGATCTCGCGCCGGCCCAAGGAGACGTACTCGGCATCGCGCGAGTACACCGAGCCGGCGTGGTGGTGGTCGGTGAACTCGCGGGGCGCATCCAGCTGGAGCAGGAGGTACTCGCTGGCGGGGTCTTCACCGTTCGGCATGCTGTCGATGAGCTCGGCGCCCGTCTTCGCCACCACGGTGCCTTCGACGACAACATCAGGCTCATCGACGGGCGCCGGACCGCGCACCTCCGGCATGGAAACCGTCAGCTCGCCGGCATCGAGGGCGGCGCGGTCCTGTGTCGGCTGCCAATTCACAGTCAAATGGCCGGGGCGAGGGTACTGCACGTTCATTTCTTCGGGCTCGGTCGGGGCGGAAATGGTGGCGCCGTCCACGTCGTGCCATACCGTTGAGCCGTCGCCGGTGCCGCTGACCCAGTGCGCCTGAAACAGGCCGCGGCCCAGCTGGGACGCCTCCACGCCGGCGCGGCTGCCGCCCGCGCCGGCGGCGCCGTAGATCAGGGACTCGCCGGAGGTTTGCAGGGAGCCGCCGTCGGTGGAAAACACGAGCACGCGGGCGAAATGGTTCGAGTGCTCGTCGGAGCTCATGGAGCTCAGCAGCAGCTCGGGCGCGCCGCCGCCGTTGGCCTCTACGAGCGCATAGAAGTACTCGCCGTCGGGCACGTGGTCGACCTCGTCGCGGCCCGGGCTGGGCACGTTGAAGTTGTAGGCCTCTGGGTCGTCGAGGACCTTGGCGTACTCCGCGGGCCATTCGGTGGCGCCGCTGTTTTCTTCGGTGGCATCCTCTGGGGCCGAAGGTGCCCCGATTTCGGTGGTCACCACCTCTCCCGAGTCGGGATCAACCCACTCGGTAGCGGTGACGACGACCGTCTCGCCGGCTGTGGAACAGGAAGCCAGGAAGAGGGCGCAAGCGAGCGGGGCCAGGGCGCGGGAAACCTTCATGCAGCTAACGATAAGCCAGTCGCCGCGCACCCGCGCCGGCAGGCCCGCTAGCGCTTAGCGATCGGCCCCAGCACCCCGTCTACCGCAAACGGGAACAGCAGGGCCACCAGGTTGGCGAGCCCGAAGGCGCCCGCGAGCGCCACCGGGATGATCCAGCCGAGGTTGCCGGAGCTCGAGCCGTTGTCGGCAGCGGGCTCTGGCGTGCTCGGGGCGGGCTTGCTCGGCTCGGCCTGCCCCGCGGCGGGCGCGACCTCGACGGGGACGGTCACCTCGGTGCCGGCGTCAGTGGTGATGCGCAGCTCCTGGGCGCCAGACATCCCCGCCGGGACGGTCAGCTTCACGGTGGCGGTGCCGTACTCGTTGGCGGTCATGTCGCCGTTGTTGGGGGAGATGGTGGCGGAACCGGAGGCGTCGCCAAGCGATGCGGTGGCGGTGGTGGCGGCCTCGCCCTTGTCGAAGAGGAGGGAGCTGAGCTCGATGGTTGCTTCCTTGCCCGCGGTGAGCGGGGCGGGGAGGTGGACGCCCACGTTTGACTGGCCGGTGCGCTGCTTCTGGCCGGAGCTGAGCGCCTCCACCAGCGCGTTGAGGTCCACGTAGCCCAAGTTCGCGGGCTCGGAACCCTTGGTGAAGGCCTTGAAGTTGTCGCCGCCGGCGAGCAGGAAGGTCGAGCCGGCCACCACGTAGGTCTTCTCCGGGTCGATCGGGGCGCCGTCGACGGTGACGGAGGTGATCTTGGAACCGACCGGCGCGGCCGGGTCGTAGGTGTAGGAGACGTTGTCGGAAATGCCCAGCGGGAACATGGGGCGGTCCGGGTCGTCGCGCCACTGCTCCTCCAGCGCCTGTACCACGTCGGAGCCCTTCAGCTCGACGTAGGTGTTCTCGCCGCCGAACGGCTGGACGGAAAACGCCTGCTCGTAGGTGACGTCGCCGGCCTCGAGCTCGGCGCGGACGCCGCCCGCGTTCATCACGCCGATGTCGGCGGTGACCGACGAGTTCTGGGTCACGCCCTGGCGGGTCGCTTCCGCGATGTAGTTGTTGAGCTGGGACTCCTTGTCGCCCGCCTTGTACAGGTCCTCGTCCGTGTGCCCGATGACCTTCTTGCCCTCGGTGCCGGCCTTCGCCAGCGCGTCCTTGACCACGGCGTCGATTTCGGGCTGCGGGGTGTCGCAGGCGCGGATCGTGTCGGCGTCGAGAAGCTCGGCGTTTCTCACGGTCAGCTTCTTGGTGGCGCGGTCGAAGCTCAGGTCCACGTTGGCAAGGTTGGCGCCGTAGGAGCCGGCCTGGATCAAAAGCGGCTTCTCGCCGGTGGGCTCGATCGACTGGTGCGAGTGGCCGAGGAACGCCACGTCGACGGCGTCCGAGAACTCGTCGGCCTTGATGCCGCCCTCGTGCACGAGTGCGATGACCACGTCGGCCTCGCCGCTATCTTTTAGCTGCTCGGCGAGCTTGTTCGTGGTCGCGACCGGGTCGTTCCAGGCGATGCCCTCGATGGACTTCGGGTTGACCAGGTTCGGCATGTCGTCGGTGATGGTGCCCACGAAGGCGACCTTCGCGCCGTCGAGGTCCTTGACCACGTAGTCCTTCGTGTTCTTCACGGTCTTGGCGTTGGCGGCGAGGTAGTCGAACTTCGCGGCCGCGGTGACGCGGTCGGAGAACTCAGCGGCGCCCTCGTCGAGCTCGTGGTTGCCCAGCGCGGAGACCTGCAGGTTCATCAGGTTGAGGATCTCCAGGGTGGGGGCGTCGTTCAGCAGCTTGGACGCGAAGGGGGAGGCGCCGATGTTGTCGCCGGCCGAAGTGAAGACGTGGGTCTTGCCCGCGGCGGCCTCGTCCACGGCGCACTTGAGGTGGGCGGCGCCCGGGACGTTCTTCGTCTCTTCCCAGTAACCGTGGAAATCGGTGACGTTGGAGATGGTGAATTCGGAGGTCTCGGCCGCCATCGCCGCCGGGGCGAGGGGCGTGAAGGCGGTGGCGAGGGCGGCGGCGGTGGTCGCGGAGATCAGCTGGATGCGGAAGCGGGCGGACACGAGGGGCCTTTCTTTCGGTCGGGTTGTGTGAGAGCAACCTTAGAAAGGCCGTTTTGCGGTGAGGTTTCTATCAGGTGAACTCTGGGTAGCGGACAAGGAGGTCGTCGCCGATGACGGCACCTTCGTTCAAGGTTGCCTCACTTATCGACGCCCCCTCCGCCGTCGCCCCCATAATGTGGCCCACATCGTCCCCGTGGGCGATGAGGTGGTCGGCGATGATGCGGCGGTGGCAGCGCCACCACACTGCCTCGGAGCACATCACCGCGGTGGGGGTTTCGGCGGCCTGGTCGCGGAGTTCGGCGAGGGCGCGCGCGAACTCGTCGCCGAGGGCGTGGTCGGCGTAGTTGTGGAAGCTGCGGTTGCGCCAGTTGCCGTTGACCTCGAAGGGCACGGTGCGCGAGACGTTGCGGCGGCCGGTGAGGCCCTCGCTGCGGCTGTAGGCGATGCCGTGCTCGGGCAGGTGCGCGGCGAGGTGGTCGTCGTTGAACCACGGGTACTTGCGGGACCCGGGGAGTTTGCGCACGTCAACGATGGACTCCACCCCGGCGGCAGAAAGCATCGCGGTGAA harbors:
- a CDS encoding trypsin-like serine protease translates to MKKLALNVAVGVAVGVAVAAQPAWAMESEQFAGDAAEAEPVVSVRVDDSDPDDGVCTGTAIDPHWVITARHCVEAAAKPGGSVRTGQGENQKVFQVDRHEVAPRGDIALLHTTEDMGLSSYASVADTVPSGEVNIYGWSSDGSGGSTKLPAAEATVRGESPLALFDAPSALDVALKHGARIQPGDSGGAIFSGRKVAGVMSAGLFEDPENPTEEEMNSNGAVAVAPVAEQAEWIRGVVAGSADASGGESSEPAVSLRYVVLGLGALALVAAGFVMATRRKAR
- a CDS encoding DUF418 domain-containing protein, coding for MQTRIVGIDAARAVALIAMIVAHLTAPGGIAAQLLFGFPAGLFAFLAGVSMGLMRARPAQFVVRGACLIALHFALVPFSGTIEVVLGTIGVCMIVLAWAPKLDSAWLAWLAFAGTLGSAALAPSSSPYPPLMWAVLMVAGILFARHMPLRAGAVVGCVLFAADVALRWWVPLPPLLDATGHAGGLVDVVGTAGTSIGICSLCCLAQRWLWWLAPLGRMTLTLYCLHVLSAQWVGVWASLIGAAVIAYGWLAVFKRGPMESIVRRLTAVVGKENNEKVGA
- a CDS encoding bifunctional metallophosphatase/5'-nucleotidase, with the protein product MSARFRIQLISATTAAALATAFTPLAPAAMAAETSEFTISNVTDFHGYWEETKNVPGAAHLKCAVDEAAAGKTHVFTSAGDNIGASPFASKLLNDAPTLEILNLMNLQVSALGNHELDEGAAEFSDRVTAAAKFDYLAANAKTVKNTKDYVVKDLDGAKVAFVGTITDDMPNLVNPKSIEGIAWNDPVATTNKLAEQLKDSGEADVVIALVHEGGIKADEFSDAVDVAFLGHSHQSIEPTGEKPLLIQAGSYGANLANVDLSFDRATKKLTVRNAELLDADTIRACDTPQPEIDAVVKDALAKAGTEGKKVIGHTDEDLYKAGDKESQLNNYIAEATRQGVTQNSSVTADIGVMNAGGVRAELEAGDVTYEQAFSVQPFGGENTYVELKGSDVVQALEEQWRDDPDRPMFPLGISDNVSYTYDPAAPVGSKITSVTVDGAPIDPEKTYVVAGSTFLLAGGDNFKAFTKGSEPANLGYVDLNALVEALSSGQKQRTGQSNVGVHLPAPLTAGKEATIELSSLLFDKGEAATTATASLGDASGSATISPNNGDMTANEYGTATVKLTVPAGMSGAQELRITTDAGTEVTVPVEVAPAAGQAEPSKPAPSTPEPAADNGSSSGNLGWIIPVALAGAFGLANLVALLFPFAVDGVLGPIAKR
- a CDS encoding response regulator transcription factor, producing the protein MTIRVLIVDDEAFLADAIATGLSRAGMHTRVAYDGFEALKLIDELPPDVVVLDRDLPGVHGDAVCRHVVESQPATRVIMLTASGALDDRLEGFDLGADDYLAKPFELPELVARVKALAKRNAPSRGEVYRCGDVRLDTFRREVTRGEAPVSLSPKEFAVLKVLMEAGGGVISAEDLLAEAWDENADPFTNSPRVTVSHLRKKLGEPRIVHTVTGAGYYVAEAER
- a CDS encoding DUF488 domain-containing protein, whose translation is MRIYTVGHSNLDFDDFTAMLSAAGVESIVDVRKLPGSRKYPWFNDDHLAAHLPEHGIAYSRSEGLTGRRNVSRTVPFEVNGNWRNRSFHNYADHALGDEFARALAELRDQAAETPTAVMCSEAVWWRCHRRIIADHLIAHGDDVGHIMGATAEGASISEATLNEGAVIGDDLLVRYPEFT